One genomic segment of Candidatus Cloacimonadota bacterium includes these proteins:
- a CDS encoding ATP-binding protein yields MSNQTYTKLKALHLSGMAECYKEMVLERQGGILTAEEVLTLMVDREEDKRVSSKRQRLIKKAAFEQPQASLSEIDYDEGRKLDRGVVLRLETCDFIDKSRNIVIMGATGSGKSYLACALGMSACLKLYSVRFTRMRSLLDDLRLASDLKLTRYTKELKKCNLLIIDDWMLSEIDEIETQFLYELIHNRELTEGTSTILCTQYDLKGCAMKMANRTMSDAIYDRLEHNAYIVDLSQNPNYPSMRERYGRNKRPI; encoded by the coding sequence ATGAGCAATCAAACGTATACTAAACTTAAAGCTTTGCACCTGTCCGGCATGGCTGAATGTTACAAAGAAATGGTTCTGGAAAGACAAGGCGGGATTCTCACTGCAGAGGAAGTGCTGACCCTTATGGTGGACAGAGAAGAGGACAAGAGAGTCAGCAGCAAACGCCAAAGATTAATCAAGAAAGCCGCTTTCGAACAGCCTCAAGCTTCACTTTCCGAAATAGACTACGACGAAGGACGCAAGTTGGACAGAGGAGTTGTACTAAGATTAGAAACTTGCGACTTCATAGACAAGAGCAGAAACATTGTCATCATGGGTGCAACCGGAAGCGGCAAAAGTTATCTGGCCTGTGCCTTGGGAATGTCCGCTTGTCTGAAGCTGTACAGCGTGCGCTTCACTCGCATGAGATCACTATTGGATGACCTCAGACTTGCTTCAGATCTGAAGCTTACTCGTTATACAAAGGAGTTGAAGAAATGCAATCTGCTTATCATCGATGACTGGATGCTATCAGAAATTGACGAGATAGAAACACAGTTCTTGTATGAACTCATTCATAACCGGGAACTGACTGAAGGGACGTCAACCATACTTTGTACTCAGTATGACCTTAAAGGCTGCGCCATGAAGATGGCGAACAGAACTATGAGTGATGCTATTTACGATCGGCTGGAGCATAACGCTTACATTGTCGATCTGAGTCAAAACCCAAATTATCCATCAATGCGGGAACGTTACGGGAGAAATAAGCGACCTATTTAA
- the istA gene encoding IS21 family transposase, translated as MTKYREILRMANESFSQRQIATTLRISRTTVRNTLTAAKEQDLSWHKVQEGGLEESQVRALLYPQKLIESDYEQPDCEYIEKEVRKVGVTLQLLWLEYCDRAHANGKRPYMYSRYCDYYRAHSQKNRATMHIKRTPGEEVEVDWAGKTGYLKDPVSGELIPVYIFVAAMSYSQYSYAEGFLSMDIDAWITANIHLFEFLGGVPKTVIPDNLKTGIKKPSYCEPDIQANYQELAEHYSTFILPARIKRPRDKPNVESSVNNLANKILGKIRNQTFFTLEEFNEEVWKYVDIFNTHAFQKKTGSRATLFAQEQDLLTHLPKTRYEMATWKVATVQPNYHISVDGMFYSVPFQYISQKLNVKSTSSLIEIFKADTRITSHQRLQGRKGQYQTVRDHMPKKHQKYLEWDEDRFLSWAENIGSSTRKLIQLLLAKYAIPQQGFRSCFGILKLGDNGNEELLEQASAKVLSYTDTPSYKLVKTVFKKMKNRDVDTVREADPSIEHAFIRNLRGDVK; from the coding sequence ATGACAAAGTATCGAGAGATTTTGCGTATGGCGAACGAATCGTTCAGCCAGCGCCAAATCGCAACAACACTGCGCATATCGCGCACCACCGTCCGTAATACACTGACGGCAGCAAAGGAGCAGGACTTAAGCTGGCACAAGGTCCAGGAAGGCGGTCTGGAAGAGTCTCAAGTCCGGGCACTGCTTTACCCTCAGAAGCTAATAGAGAGCGACTATGAGCAGCCTGACTGTGAGTACATCGAAAAGGAAGTGAGGAAAGTTGGTGTAACGCTTCAGCTCTTGTGGTTGGAGTACTGTGACAGAGCCCACGCTAACGGCAAGCGCCCCTACATGTACTCACGCTACTGTGACTACTATCGAGCTCATTCTCAAAAAAACAGAGCCACCATGCACATTAAGCGTACTCCTGGTGAAGAAGTGGAAGTGGACTGGGCAGGCAAAACCGGATACCTGAAGGATCCCGTCAGTGGAGAACTCATACCCGTATATATTTTTGTTGCAGCCATGTCTTACAGCCAATACAGTTATGCCGAAGGTTTTCTCAGCATGGATATAGATGCCTGGATTACTGCAAACATACATTTATTTGAGTTTCTTGGGGGAGTTCCCAAAACTGTTATTCCCGACAATTTGAAGACGGGCATTAAAAAACCTTCGTACTGTGAGCCCGACATTCAGGCAAATTATCAGGAACTGGCAGAGCACTACTCAACCTTTATCCTTCCTGCGCGCATAAAACGTCCGCGCGACAAACCCAATGTCGAGAGCTCAGTTAATAATTTGGCAAATAAAATCCTGGGGAAAATACGAAATCAAACCTTTTTTACTCTGGAAGAATTCAATGAGGAAGTCTGGAAATACGTAGATATCTTCAATACGCATGCCTTTCAGAAGAAGACGGGCAGCAGAGCGACTCTTTTTGCACAAGAGCAAGATCTGCTTACCCATCTACCTAAAACGCGGTACGAAATGGCAACCTGGAAAGTCGCGACCGTCCAACCTAATTATCACATCAGTGTAGACGGCATGTTCTATTCCGTCCCTTTCCAGTATATCAGTCAGAAACTCAATGTTAAGAGCACAAGTTCTCTAATTGAAATATTCAAAGCAGACACAAGGATCACAAGTCACCAGCGCTTGCAGGGGCGAAAGGGTCAGTATCAGACAGTGCGGGATCATATGCCTAAAAAACATCAGAAGTATCTGGAGTGGGATGAGGATCGCTTCTTATCCTGGGCAGAAAACATCGGCAGCTCAACAAGAAAACTTATTCAACTTTTGCTTGCCAAATACGCTATTCCTCAACAAGGCTTTCGCTCCTGCTTTGGCATTTTGAAGCTTGGAGATAATGGCAATGAAGAACTGCTAGAACAAGCATCAGCCAAAGTGCTGAGTTACACAGACACGCCCAGTTACAAGCTTGTTAAAACAGTCTTTAAGAAAATGAAGAATAGGGATGTTGACACAGTCAGGGAAGCTGACCCCAGCATAGAGCATGCTTTTATTCGCAATTTGAGAGGTGACGTGAAATGA